The sequence CTGTTTCACAGGTTGTTGGCGAGAGACCTCAGAAGCGGGCTGGAGCGAGAACGCGCCGCAGCAGACTAGAGAGCCTTTGACGTTTGGGATCGCGACGCCCTCACCACCGAGGCACAGAGACACCGGCAACAACCAACTCGCAACCCTAGATTCTCTCTGTGTCTCCGTGTCTCGGTGGTGAAATCAACTCCGCAGGTCTTTCAATATCTCCCGCGCCGCATTCGCCCCCGAGCCGCCCGTCAGTCCCGTGCCCGGATGCGTCCCCGAGCCGCACAGGTAGAGGCCGCGGATCGGCGTGCGGTAGCGCGCCCAGCCCAGCAGAGGCCGCATGGTGAAGATCTGGTCCAGCGCCAGGTCGCCGTGGAAGATGTGCCCGCCGCTCAGGCCGTAGGTCTGCTCCAGGTCGAGCGGCGTGATCACTTCCCCGCCCACGACCAGCGAGGCCAAGCCGGGCGCGTAGCGCTCCAGCGTCTCCAGGACCACGCGGCCTAGTTCTTCGCGCCGGTTGTTCCAGTCTCCGTTCTTCAGCTTGTAGGGCGCGAACTGCATGGTCACGCTCATGACGTGCTTGCCGGCGGGCGCGAGCGACGGATCCGAGAGTGAAGGAATCATGACGTCCAGGTAGGGCTCCGGCGAGAACTCGCCGTACTTGGAGGCGTCGAAGGCGCGTTCCAGGTAGTCGATCTCCGGACCGATGTGAATCCGTCCGGCCAGCATGTTGTCGCTGCCGTCGCCCAGGCCGGCGACAGTCGTGAACGCCGGCAGGCCGGACAAGGCCAGGTTCACTTTGGCCGTGACTCCCGGAGAGCGATAACTCTCCATGCGCAGGATGAAGCTGGGAGTGAGATGCACCGCATCGATCAGAGCCAGGAAGGTACGTCTTGGGTCGGCGCTGGAAATCACCTTCTGCGCCGCGACCTCTTCCCCGTTGGCCAGCGCGACGCCGGTGGCTACGCCGTCTTTCACCAGAATCTGCGCGACTTCCGCGCCGGTGCGGATCTGCGCGCCCGCCTGCTGTGCCGCCGCGGCCATCGCCTGCGTAAGCGCGCCCATGCCGCCGCTCGCGAAACAGGCCGGCCCGGCCGGATGCGGATCGCCCGCGGCGCGCAACAGCAGCAACCCTCCCGTCCCTGCCGACCAGGGTCCGGCAAAGCTCCCGAAGATTCCACGGGCTGCGATGGCAGCACGCAGCAACTCGGTTTCGAAAAACTCGGCAACCAGATCGGCCGCCGCCATCGGCATCCAGCGCAGCAGGCGGTAGAGGTCCTTGTCGCCCAGCTTGCGCAGGTCGCGTCCCGTGTGCAGCAGTCCCCACAGGTCCCCGGAGGTGGGATTCTCGATCTCCGGCGGCGTCGAATGCAGCAATTTCCCAAGGAATCCGCCCAATTGCTCCAGCGCCTGCCGGAATCTCGGATACGCAGCTGCGTCTTTGGTCGAGAGCGCGGCGATCTGCCGCACCGTGCGTGCCGTGTCCTCGAAAAACGCCAGGGCTCGGCCATCGGGCGCCGGCGCAAACAGGCGCGGATCGGGACGGATCATCTTCACGCCGTGGCGCTCAAGCTGCATGTCGCGCACCACTTCCGGGCGCAGCGGCCCGGCGGCATGAGCGAGGGTGGAGCAGCGGAATCCGGGATGGAACTCTTCCGTCACTGCGGCGCCGCCCGGCACGGCGCGGCGCTCCAGCACCAAGGGCTTGCGTCCCGCTCGTGCCAGGTAGAAGGCGGTGACCAGGGCGTTGTGCCCGCCGCCCACGATCACGATGTCGCGCACGTTGGCGATGACCTGGCTACCTGCCTTTCCCGTCTTTCAGGATTTCCAGCGCCGCCAGCCGCCCGGGCGCGCCCATGATGCCGCCTCCGGGGTGCGTGGCCGAACCACACATGTACAGGTTCGCGATCGGCGTGCGGTACTGCGCCCAGCCCGGCACCGGACGCAGGAAGAAAAGCTGTTCCAGCGACAACTCGCCCTGGAAGATGTTGCCCTCGGTCAGCCCCCACTCGCGCTCCAGATCGAGCGGCGTGACCACTTGCCGGTGCAGGATGATGTTCT comes from Terriglobales bacterium and encodes:
- a CDS encoding NAD(P)/FAD-dependent oxidoreductase, producing MRDIVIVGGGHNALVTAFYLARAGRKPLVLERRAVPGGAAVTEEFHPGFRCSTLAHAAGPLRPEVVRDMQLERHGVKMIRPDPRLFAPAPDGRALAFFEDTARTVRQIAALSTKDAAAYPRFRQALEQLGGFLGKLLHSTPPEIENPTSGDLWGLLHTGRDLRKLGDKDLYRLLRWMPMAAADLVAEFFETELLRAAIAARGIFGSFAGPWSAGTGGLLLLRAAGDPHPAGPACFASGGMGALTQAMAAAAQQAGAQIRTGAEVAQILVKDGVATGVALANGEEVAAQKVISSADPRRTFLALIDAVHLTPSFILRMESYRSPGVTAKVNLALSGLPAFTTVAGLGDGSDNMLAGRIHIGPEIDYLERAFDASKYGEFSPEPYLDVMIPSLSDPSLAPAGKHVMSVTMQFAPYKLKNGDWNNRREELGRVVLETLERYAPGLASLVVGGEVITPLDLEQTYGLSGGHIFHGDLALDQIFTMRPLLGWARYRTPIRGLYLCGSGTHPGTGLTGGSGANAAREILKDLRS